The Elgaria multicarinata webbii isolate HBS135686 ecotype San Diego chromosome 7, rElgMul1.1.pri, whole genome shotgun sequence nucleotide sequence CAAGGCTTTTAGTctagaaaaaaaggcaagtaaggcaGGGCATGAGagagtgtataaaattatgtacgGTGCAGAGAAAGTGAAGAGGGAACAGGAATACtagaaatggtgggagattcaagacagacacagtgcagagttaaactatggaattcacttccaagatgtactgacagccaccaacttggatggctttaaaagggaattagacaaattcagggagaataaggctatctatgatagtcatgatggttatatattacctccagtatcagataatatatatagccatcatgactaccaATGACAGGGCATTTCTCTGGGGAGAGGAGGGTAAAACTATTGTGAGTGTAATATTTAACTGATCTGACAACCAGTAGCAGGTATGTGCTTCTAACCAAACacctgcagaaaacacacacgTAGTATAGGAACATAATTGAAAATGTAGTTGGTTTTACTTTTGAAGTacatataaattattattgttacatGCTTAAATGAAGGTAATGCTTGTTTATTCCCTTACGTTCTTTCTCCAGCAGCAATACAGTGACTTCCTCGCTAAATTCTACCATATGGTGAGCAAAACAATCCTATATTGCTGGAGATACACCATTGCTACACTGGTGGAACAGTTACCATATCCAATATATGCTCAGCCCAGGGGTGGGatcacagtggggtggggggacatggtTGGGCAGAAATAAACATGTTGCAGAAATGCCAGCCATGCCCCCAGTGCCCTTGGCAACACAGCCAGTAGCCACCAATCCCAGGACAGGATAATGATGATTCTTCCACACCACTCAGAAACGGAGGGAGCCAaccctggagaggaggaggtggccaTTACAACACCATGCCCCCTCAACATGCAAAACATGCACACAATGATGCCTCAATGCCCCCAGCATATAAACCCCAGTAGCATAAGCAGCAGGAACACAACTCCCAAGAGGCCCAAGAGACTACAAAGACTACACTCTGTACACAAGTACCCCATCCTCCAGACCCAATGAACAACCCGTTGGACCAATCCCCACCCATTCCACCTGCACCAACTAGCCTGTTAGTTTAGCCTTGTCAGTCAACACTTTGGTAGCACTTCCACCCCGGGTCAACCTCCCAAGAATGCTTCACTGGTATATCTAGGATGGGTGGACAGCATGAAGCCCAAGGACCACATGTggctcccaacatccccagtgTTTCCCCTGCCACTAAAATTTGTAGCATgggcagcaaaaaaaacccaaactgccTTGGAGGGGTAAAAACATCAcatttttgcttgaaaacaagctaaaactAACCTTTTAACTCCTGTGTAGTAGTTTGCCACTGAAACCCACCAAAAGTCTTACTCCCGCCACCACATTgaacaaagtggggggggggagtgcaacctgTGGGAGGAAGTCCAGGGAGTCGAAAGTGGTTTCCATACCCTCTGAAATGGCCCACCTCTGATCCAGGCCATGCCACCAGCATATTGGCCATGGCAACGGCATATCTGATTTTCTGCTGGCATAGTAGGGCTTCTACCAAATCTACTGTCTCTTAGCTGATGGATTTgcagtataggattgtgccttaagtacGTAAGAGTCACAAGTGTTTAAGTATCGGCCATCTTTCCACATAAGATTTTACTGATGTTGCTGCCACACAGACATTAGTTTCATGGCACTGAAAGAAAATGTGGTTGTGATAAATGCCAAGACAGCATTTTATACTCTACCTCTGCAGATGTTGATAAGAGTAGCAGTGGGTTTCATGAACTCTAGCTCCTGTTTTCCAATCATCTTGCATGTTTGAGGTGTCAGGTTCACTGCTAGTATCACAAAGTCAGATTGGCAAAGTAAATTTTCCATCTTTTGGCAATAAACAGCCCCGACGGCCTGCTCCTCCACCTCATTTCTGCAGGAATCAAACATTTAGCTCTAGTTAAACATTGAACATAAATGATGCCTTAGCTGCTCTTTAACATCTACACAAAAAAACACTGGCAGAGGTCACCTGAGGAAATGATCTTTGTTATATGCAGAGGAGGACTCGGCTCTATCTcctttttccatctaaatccaggAGGTCTGCTGAAATCCTGAACCATTGTGTAGGATTAGATAtgtgctaataaactgaaacttaatccaaacAAAATGGAAGTGCTGTTGGTCAGTGGAACTGCTAGTCTAGGAACAAATGTTCAGGAAGTTCTGGCTGGGACTGTACTTCCTATTAAGATTGTATTCTCCCTGACTAAGACTTGAACCCTTTTCTTAGGAGGGCTGCTCTTTGAAGGCCTCCTGCCCAGGGTGAAATGTGGCATGGGCCTTCCTTCCTCACATATGTGTTTTGTGCTCCAAAAGAATGCTCATGAGCAATATAACCTCTGCTTGGATGGATGACTGGGGATTGACCGTAGCAGAATGGCTGGTGGCTGTACCACTAGGGCTGACAGACTGGAGCTGTTCTGTCATCACTTTGCATGTTGTGTGTGTTGTGATAAAGGGGTGCTGAGGGTCTGTCTTCATCATCTTGAGTTCATTGGCTCCCTCTGCATAGGGGCACTGGCAGTATTACTTGGGATGCTTTAATgccatttttgtattttctggTTGTGTGTTCTCCCCCTGCCCTCATAGGCGTAGCAGTGGTGtatctccccactccccagccaTGTAGTTAGAGAACAGGATGCTCTGTCCATCAAAAATAACTGAAGGGCTTTGCGTATACTACTATTCATGATAAAAAAGCGACAATTGTGTAGCTTAAAGTTTATGTAGCTTAAAGTAAGATTGATGTAATCCTGAACATATTTCCTCATCCACAGATCTCTCTGTTCCCCCAGTTGTTTCCCTACCCTGCATATTTTCCTGTACCATCTCAGCTACATTTTCCCACCCCACAGGTCTCTATTGTCATGTCTAAGGATGGCCCCAAGACATTTTCTATAGATCTGAGGTGCACATTCCTGGCAGATCAGGGGAAGACAGTAATAGTTAAATCACAATGGACCTGTGTGCAGAATGGAAGTGAAGTAATTAATGCAGAAGTTATAAGAAAGGTAAAAATCAGGGAGAAAAAATCTAGAGTAAAAACAAGTTCACTGTTTGTACAATCTGATCAGAGAGATGTTTACCTCCGCTTCCTGTTATGATAAAgaattttcatttcaaaagctTTAGCTCTCTGGGCCACCTTATAACCAATGGTGCCCATTCCAATGATCCCCAGAGTTGTGCCAGTTATTTCTTCGCCCAGCCAGTCAGCATTAAAATATTTAGTTTCTGGAGAAACTGCAATCTTATTACCTGGACATTGAAATAAACAGAAGTGAGAATGGTGTTTTAGGAAATCagccaacaattaaaaaaaagaagatgcaGTGTTCATCCCAATGTGGCAAATTGCATTGGTTGAGCTATATCTCAAAGTAGCAAGAACTCACCTAGTGCCCTAATTTGTAAAATACTAGGTACTAGGTCTCAGATCTGCATAGAAGGTACACTCTTTCAAACTAGAAAACCTTCTTCATAATCCGGATGTGTGGAGGCTACATGCAGTTACTCATCAGTGGTTAGGAAAGGACCCTCAGCACATGTTCAAAGGCAATGATAAATCCAGACTCAAATGAAGCTCTGCAAGAATGCTAAAATTGAGCCGCATGAAGCTGGTTTGCCTGCCATTGTTTCCAATAACCTTTTTTAGACTCGAAAGGGCGGGGGGAGACTTATTTTCCTCTGTCTGCCATGAAATGCTTTGGAGATGGGAGAGACTTGGCAGCATTGTCTTAGGAATTATTCTCAGGTCCGTTCTACACATTCAGCAAAATGTTGCAATTATGTCTTTCTAGGGCTCTACCACTTCAGACAGGAGGCAACAGATTAGAGTTTAATGCACCCCATGCCAAAACTCTGTATGTACAGAAAATTAGGATGCCAGAGAGAGGGCTAGGCCAGACCTTTCCCCTGATATAGTTGTGTATATGGAGAGAGCCGTAGGGATTAACGTGAGGCAGCATTCAGATGTAAGTCTACCTGCAGCCTTGTATAATTTCATCAAGAAGTGAAGCACATGGTTTTGTTGAACACGGAGCTCAGCATGGGTTGACTAAGGACAGGAATAAGTGCCTACATCTTCGCTAGCTCCATCTCACAAAGTGCTACTGGGACCAGATAAGAGACTTGGAGCTACAAATTCTAACTCAAATATTTAAGAACATTGCACTCCATTTGCTATTTATAAAACTATATGGCTACAAATTTCTTTCTAGATTCAATTCAACATGCTGATTGGTATCTATAAAGCTCTAAATTTCTTCAGACTAGGATACTTGAAGGGCTGCTGCCTCTCACCTGGATCAACCCATCAACTGAGTTTTGCTTCCAGGAGAGGTGTCATTGGTGGGAACATGTTTCAATTGGAAGTTGTGTGACTACCTTCCAAGACAGATTAGACTGTTAGCACATCCTTCAAAAAGTACcaagtgtgtgtgcattttaaatgcaCTCCCACGGACATTTGACTGTTTCTGATCCACTTTCAATGCATCAGTTTCTACACTGTATATTGTATAATAGAAACAATGTAGAACAGGTTGGTCCAGGTCTTTACGTGTGAAACTAACAATTTTCCAACCCACACAGGAGGCTTTGCTGACAATTTGGATATTTTGCAGACAGACTGCTTCTAATTTACATAATGAGGTGTAGCACATCAGGAAAATATGTTTTGCAAAATCTAATAGAGTACTGTGCAAAATCTAATAGAAAGTGCTTTTTAAGGCTGATAATGTGTTCTAGGATAGATTTGTTTGGAAATGTTTTATATTGACAAGCTAATTTGAAAATTTCTATTATTGGATTATTGTATGATTTTAACCATAGCATCCCATACATAATCTATTATATTCAcacgtattttttaaaaataagttaatTAGAAATGGTACCTTCCACAATCCTCCTAGCAGAAGCCAGCATCAAAGCTATCCCCAAATCTGCTGTAGCGTTGGAAACGGCAAATGGAGTGTTAGCCACTTTCACACCAAAGCTGGAGAGCAGTTTTAGGTCCAAGTGATCCACTCCAACACCAGAATTTGCAATAACCTTTAAGTTAGGTAAGTTTTGCAGGAGCTCTCTGTTAGCCACTGGTTTATGGATCCACATAAAAATTGCTTTGATTTTCTGACTAAGCACTTGCTTGTTTTCAAGAAATTCCTTCATGGTGATGAGCTTAAGATGTTGCTCCAAGTACTCCACATGTTCTTCATATATTCCATCTGTACCTCCTATAACATTTATTAGGGTATAGGGATATTCCTGGTCTTCCATGGTCTATtaaagagcgagagagcgagcaaTGACTCATTTCTCATTTACTAATGAGAAGGTATCAAGACTTCACACTTCAATGTTTTGTCTCATTCAGTGTGATTAACAGGTAGAACCTTGCTACAATTTGGGGAGGCCCTGTTTAGGACTTCCACTTAATACTCCTAAGAGTTAAAAatccaaggctgcaatcttatgcatccaCAGTTGGGAGTAAAcccaactgaactcagtggggcctaCTTCTGAGAAAGAATCCATAAGATCAGACTGAAAGTGTCCATTAATGCTCATATATTCTCCTATCCCTCAGGTACTCTCTGCCACCACTGGTGCATTGACAGGAATCGATTATGCTTAGCATAGATCAATACTAATAAGAAAAATGGATTAGATATGCCTGAAGGCCACACAGTTTGCAAATATTTACCAAATGCAAGCAGCATAGCTTCCTTCAGCAATCACCTTACTTTCTATGAACTGTTATCTCTCAAGGATTTATGCAGTTCAAATATCAAGATCTGCAACAGATATAGTTAAGCAAAACAATAATGACTCCAAAATTAGGCGAGAGCAGCCTTCATAAATCTGCCGAACTTTGTCCTTTCAGTTATTTCAACTTCCCCTAGGTGATGTTTTATGCGGGTACTCCACACAATGCTAGAAAAAGGAAGACAAGATTACAAATCatgggctacaatcctatgcacggttAATTGGTGAGAttagaactcagtggaacttatttctgagaaatTACATATGATCAGACGGCACATCTACAATGTTTCTTGATTCTGCATGTAGGATTGGATAGGGTgtagagcagcaatgcagaatctTTGGCCCCAGAGGACTAATCCAGTCCATGGAACTTCTACATCCAACCCATGAAGCCTCCTTGAGTTCCTCCACGGAGAAGGCAGGGCTCGACCTCCAATCTTCTACTCCCTGGAGGAATTCCTGCCATTGTCTCCAATCTCAAATTGGAGATAAAAATGGGGATTCCCCTGCTTGCCACACTCCCCCTCACAATTGGAGAGGGGCATCATCTGGCCCCGAGAGGGGTGTGGTGGTGGGCAATTTGGCCTCCACCAATTATAGTTCTGTATCCCTGATTATGGAACATAGTTTACTTCAGTACTCATCCAACACTATCCTTCTATGTATACCATTTCAGTTGCCAGGGTGCTGCCTATAATCTCATTAGGTAGAAGAAGCAGTTGCTAAGAGAGGCTCCACACTCCAGAAACGTCTTGGTTTCAAACCACTATTATTGTGATAAGAACAGCATATTCATGGGCATGTACAGTGCATGCATGGCCAACACACTCACTGTAGGGGAAATAATGAGTCAGTGTTACGAAAAGAGGAGAGGGATTAACATAAAAGGGCTAAGAGGAAAAAGCTAGAAAAAGGATAAAGGCAATTTATAGCATGtttatgactggccactcacagaagtttgtgggtcaatttcatgacGTTGTCATCAGGCAGAACATCTCCTTCGCTTCCCCCCCTCACTTATCCCGCAGTCAGAAAATCCGCAAAAAAGAAATCCGCCAAATCAGCCCTGTGTATTGGTGGCGTtgcactataattctgccactagatggcactgttttattgaTTTGAATGGAAATTCAAACTCAAAGCAGagataggaagtattcaattcaaaacaCATGGCCACTCGTATAATTGAGCCAATTGCAATCCCAGaatgaaaacagaagcagaaagcagcagtgttgttgtttttaaatgtagagaagctttgGAAGACCAAAGAAGAAATCCAGAAGGAACTGGTTAtgtataacctacagaaaataaCATTAAGAGCAGAGATGCTTATAGTTTTCAAATACTGAAAATCATCTATCAAAGACATTAGAATAATTGCTCATCCTATTGGTTGTAGATAGTAAGTGAAGGAGGGATTAAAACTATATTTCCTAATTGTACACTAGTGCCTTAAGGAGCTGTCATGCAGAAATTAAACACGTAAAGCTTTTGCAGAACTGAGATAGTGATGCAGAGGTTGCATTTGCATAATTCCTGTCTGCCATGCAACAGTGAAAAGTGCAAGGTGTATcaggaaaaagaagcagaaacgGAAAAAGAACTGAGTTGCTGATAAAGAAATGCCTATCACTGGAATTGTACAACGGAAAAGATTTATATTACGgttagctttttaaaatgttaagtatgtattatttttaatgatgttTAGGGATGTAATTCATCTTGAGTAATTGTTAAAAAGGCATAATACAAAGTGTTGAAATAAGTAATaaccaaatacattttaaaaatagaacaaaGTTAGCCATGCTGGTacataagaagaaaaaaatccaaaacccataactgggcaatacctttattacgACTGACCCAAATTCCACAAAATTGAGTTTTAAAGAACTCTTCATCAGTCTAGGTGGTACAACAAGCCCGATGAAGAGTTCTGGGGAACTCAAAGGCTTACACAATTTTGTGGGATTTGGATTGGTTTTAATAACGGTATTGCTCAACTGTGGATTTCAAATAAATTTACATATTCTGTTCCATATTGCTAAGGTGTGCTCATCTTTGTTTGAAGGTCTCTACAGTCATTGCTTAGTCAGTGGTTCTCACATATTGGGCAGATCCCTGGGAAGGTTGTAAAGGTGTCCTACTCTCCCACCAGCAAGACCTGGACAGACTGCATGCCTTCTTGCACTGGAGCCTCACTTATCCACATTGGATTTGTGCAGGGTGACTGATAGCACCCTGACTGCTCCTGCATCCCAATGTGATTTGGGAAGAGCACctgtttttttcctctccccccccccccctatgtgTGGCTTCAGTGGGAtcaagagatattttttttaatataatcctCACTATATCCAAGAGCTGACCTTTGGACTCCTGCTGTAAATATCGCCCCCTTAAATCTTTGCCCTCCCCAATTAAAACTTTAATTTATGCTCTTGGTTTCTCCTAACATAGCAATCCTTTGATAACCATTCTCCTTTATATTTTTAGGTCGCAATtctatgcctatttagacagtcctacaattcccagcgttccccagccagcatggctggcttagGGATCTGGTTGTAGtgcttttttcagtctaaacagaCGCACGATGGCTTCCTAACCCATTCTCCGTCCACCAATTTAACTCAAAATGTGACTGTTACAGCTCCTCCTCTCCGCCCCTTCGTGTAAGgttctcctccttttctttttatgggaacGGTTCTCTCCACTGTCACGAATATAGTGCAAAAGGCAACACCTGCTTCCTTCTCCGAAAAAGCCCAAAGGCTCCCTACCCCTTCTGACGCGGTCCTCTATTAAATTTGCCCCAACCAATCCTACTGGTTGTAAATTGACAAGTTCTGTCCCACTGAACTTGCTCTCTGAACTTATGTCTGCGAACAATGCTAAGGGTAGGGGCTGATTTAGCCGGGCGATAGTTTTTGCCTGCAGTAATTCCTACACAGTTAAATAGCAAAAGATACAAAGAGGAAGATTTAAaatagaacaaacaaaaaactgctAGCATTGTtttcttctcccccgccccccgtttCTGTTATACTATCGCCAAGTAGTGCAAGTTTGCCCGGCGCATCTTTCTTCTTCCCCGAAAGAAATGCAAATTACCTTGTTGAAACGACTGCTTTTAGTCGCTGCTGAGAAGAATGGGTTTGTTACTTGTGGTGGATTCCTGGCCGGAGCTCAGATTCGAGAAAATATTGAAATAACTCTCAAGAGCGTTTATCTCTGAGGCCCCGGAAGGAGTTCACGGGATGGACTTTGTGCCTGAACTGTGAAATCAAGGCGCTGAAACAGTCGCTTTCAACGAGGACAACcttcccaccctggtgccctccagagtgttggagtacaacccccatcatcaAGGCTGGAGAagatgagggttgtagtccaaactcaTCATAGGAATAGAACATCTTGGCTGTTTGGTAGCTTTGCTTGCTACAGATATAGTAGTACATAGAACgaatcacatcatcatcatcatcatcatcatcatcattattattattattattattattgcatttatatcctgccttttttcctccaaggaccccaaggcagcatacataatcctcctctcaatttttatcctcacaacaacaaccctgtgaggtggattgggctgagaatctgtctgtgactggctcaaagtcacccagtgggtttccatggccatgtgggaacTAGGACCcggttctcccgactcccagtccgacactttagccactacaccacgctggcatTACTAGAAGAgagtgaacaaacaggttgcaatgttAAATATATACGTATATTAAATATTggcatggttcagacaacatgctaaaccacccaGTAAGCTTGATGGCTAAGTGGGTatttgaacccagaactcccaaGTCCTAGTCAGGGCTGGCCTTGCCATTAAGCAAAGTGAGGAAGCCACCCTAGACAGAGAGTTTGGGCATCATGAAAGAGCAGCAATTTTTAAAGTCATTtactatttttgtattttactgcCAGAGATGGGGAAAGGCGCTTGTGGAATTTTCTGTCATGTGCCCAAAATAACATAGCTGGCTTTGGATGCTGTGCAGCTTGGTTTGTGGAGGCGGTGTGGGGGATATCATTTTCTGCTTTGCATCAGGCCGTAAATAATTTGGGTCAACCCTGGTCCAAGTAAAAATAGCATTGTGTGCCcaaggtagggtgatcatattttggaaaccaaaaaggaggacaacatggtcgcccgcaagggggcgtgtccagtaccaagggggcgtgcccacccgaacatagccttggtcacatgtctgattttacagcacacatttaagacaaatctgttctacataacatcttaatgttaaaatcactgaaataaataacaagtgagagattcaatgtatctgaaattaacttcactcactcctacttttgtaggttttgctgtactttgaagcttttgctatactctgtgtgttacattctccccttccttcaaatatcttttctgtatgtatcttcactcattgcaagctgctattgttgttaacagggtttgctactggccccagatctgtttcaaatttggtgtggctaaagctctacctaaatcctatcatggtacctagtttcatctctttatctttaaaaatgacgatttaaaaaataataattttaaaacctcaatttttaaaaaaaaatcctaaaaaatcaatggatgaacggatctgtttcaaatttggtgtggctaaagctctacctaaatcctatcatggtacaaagtttcatctctttaactttaaaaatgacaattttaaaaataattttaaaacctcaatttttttaaaaaaaccctaaaaaatcaatggatgaactgatctgtttcaaatttggtgtggctaaagctctacctaaatcctttcatagtgcaaagtttcatctctttatctttaaaaatgatgattttaaaaataataatttttaataagcatttttgttaattcccatttgagctgctctttgaaaaaaaaaaaattccggatttcccctccccctcccggatttgccatcaaaaccccggacaaatccgggaaaatccagTCATATTCAGGGAAGCCACACGATCAACAAATGAATTCCTCATGGCAGTGCCCCACATGCCACCCTGTGTCTGGGGCTTTAGCCTTGGTCCATTATAGCTCCATGAGAGCAGCAGTAAatggccctctgccccccccaccctgcaacaACCCTCACCTATGGTGCTTGTGACATGGGCCCTGGTGGTCTAGCATGATGCGCTTAGTgacctggatgggaggagggcagCAGGAGTTACAGGGCATTTCCCCACAGCTCAActcttgtgatgaggagggaatttcaccgggtgctgcatgcatacaaatgacacctggtgaaatccccttgcCTACACAAAtgtaaaagatacagaagccatagggtcaccctatttcaaccttttggaatggggaggaAACGGCACAAAACTGGGGAGATCACCAATcagtggttaggggaaagggCTGCAGTCCCAGGTAGGGGATCTGGCATGTGGGGAAATCCATAGGGTTAGTGTTggccctgaagttctccactccAGGGCTATAAGAGATATCAAGGGAAGCCACATCTACAGGTGAATTCCTCAGAGCAGGGCCCCACAGACATTGCCAGATTCTGGTGCTTTTAGCCAGAAATGCTTAGTCTCCATCCATTATGGCTCAGTCAGAACACCAGGAAATggctctctgccccctcccaatCACAATCAGAGGACACAGggattgttagggtgaccctatgaaaagcaggacagggcttctgtatctttaacagttgcatagagaagggaatttcagcaggtgtaatttgtatatatggggaacctggggaaatttcctctgcatcacaacagttcaagctgcaggagctatactagagtgaccagatttaaaagaggttagggcacctacagctttaacggttgtgatgaagaggaaatttcccccagattccccatatatacaaatgacacctgctgaaattcccttttcaatacaaccgttaaagacacaggagccctgtcctccttttcatagggtcaccctagtgattgCAACATATGCTCTAGTTGTCCATTGTGATGCAAGAGCGTTCCAAATGGGCAGAGGGCAGCAGGAGTTAGAGGGCATTTCCCCAGAGTTCAGGGCTCAAGCTCCTGGTGTTAGGAGGGAAAAAAGAAGTCTTAACTAATGTAACATGGAGTAGCACAACACAGACGCGCACACCCATTGAAGCAATGTGAGGTAAGTAAGGCATCTTTTTGTGTGCGACTAAGGAACAGTAGATCAGCCCTGCCATTGCCAAACTATTGACACTGCAGCCGACCAGGTGAGCACTTGAGGTTCCCTATCGCCAGCTCAGTGCGTTGTGGGGTGATAGTttatggggacagggaggggaaagttGCTTTGGAAGCCGGACGCCATCCAGCTTTTCCTGATTCTATAAATCCGGATATATCTTTGTCATTACGGTATGCGCCATTGCAGTAGACAGCATTTTCTTAGATgaataaggaaaagaaaataacattACAGACTTTAGAACGCCAccttttttccattttctcccTACTCAGGGCATACAtatggacagagagagagggggggagagagagagagagagagagatgtggttgtgaagtggcacaacagcaaaacaacaagGAAGTTGTTGTGGATGCAAACAGTCTTAAGGTAAAACGTATGAGTAAGATGGAAAGACTAAGGACAGtattttagaaatatatattttaagctgAGTGTTTCAGCGTCCACCTTCGTCAGTAGCTGTGCCTTTAAGAGGATATCAGGAGCAGCAGTTTAGAATGCCTGGAGTTGAAAATTGCttagaaggaaaacaacaacaaccagaggtATGATTGGTATCATACTTACAGcttgtcctccagattaaggccttTTAGACTAAGAGGTCTCAGTCTATAGACCCCAAAAGTTTCCCTTTTGTCAACCATATCAGGGGTTTGTTGATTCTATTtaaatacatatacacacacatacacacatttacaCCTGTTTGCTTAAATGATCATTTAATGCTTCTGACAAAGCAGGacag carries:
- the LOC134401080 gene encoding probable 2-ketogluconate reductase, with translation MEDQEYPYTLINVIGGTDGIYEEHVEYLEQHLKLITMKEFLENKQVLSQKIKAIFMWIHKPVANRELLQNLPNLKVIANSGVGVDHLDLKLLSSFGVKVANTPFAVSNATADLGIALMLASARRIVEGNKIAVSPETKYFNADWLGEEITGTTLGIIGMGTIGYKVAQRAKAFEMKILYHNRKRRNEVEEQAVGAVYCQKMENLLCQSDFVILAVNLTPQTCKMIGKQELEFMKPTATLINICRGQVVDQDALVKALQNRVIKAAALDVTYPEPLPRDHALLHLKNVIITPHIGSATSQTRRLMMKNMVESILAGVNGLPVPNEVHV